actggtcagtttcttcagccgggggggggcggtggattcatggggggggggggtcaccctgtttttgactttggtgatagggggggtcaccatgtttttgaaatgcccaatagggggggtcagtgtgtttttgaattttgaaacaggctcatcattgcctaaaatgctagtgtcagccacaaatttcatcattcagttgtatttttcggcgcgccctttgggcgcgtaactttaataatcagtcatatttttcagcacgcccaactttaacatatcaagcatacatacatcagagatatctgtatatgttcaatattttcagtgtgctcttcaagctcattactttaatgtATCAGACATttaatatcagagatatcaggatgtttcatatttttcggagCGCCCTACGGGCGctatactttaataaatcagagatatcttgatgtttgctaagtgaaagtgtaccattatgaaatctgcatttcatatgaaaaggatgacaaattcctgatacttttctgttctctctatgagaattcagtatgagaaagcaacatgcacaaatatttcacaatatatatttgatacagtgacttattttagagatagaaaaatgacaagatatctttccttctcattgatgcaattattttcctttgtgtcacaggttttctgtagaaagatgcttttttatgaacaaaataacagttaaaaaggcagtttttgtcattattagctgtgcttttatggtttcaatgttacaaggaaggtcctctcagacactgtacacattagatttggctaaaaaagctctctatggctcctcaggagatttaattggatggttggcaagtcttaacacccagcaaagtttttgattcactgctttttcctctttgatattaatgattgacatccatttctcacGTACAACAGTTCACACCaaagtgttacatgtaaatacattcacagctcatacaaaatacagctcattcaaaatgtactgtattcaactttaagattgacactttgaaattctatCTTactgaaattcctatcttacaactgacatgtcaacaatttcactaaaacatagaatgactatttaaaatataaatatatgtaaaatgtaaatatatatatatctatatatattatatatatatatatatatatatatatatatatatatatatatatatatatatatatatatatatatatatatatatatattttatgtccactttttgttttacctatgtcgcgcgccggggggggggggtcaccctgtttttaaaatttggaatagggggggtcaccctgttttcaaatttggaatagggggggtcagccactttttgacgtcggcaaaaaataatccacgccccccccccaggctgaagaaactgaccagtccctaaatctgggtaatttgcttctctactaccaaaatttgcacgatgatccccgaattttattcttgatttttaaagagtaaGCCTAGGctattgttgaaagattcctcgaggaaagtttgatcaaaaattagcctaagtttttcactttcgaaaaTATAGTCTAGGCCCTACATTCGAGATGGGGAACAGTCTATATATTTCATCGTTATAAACCACAtccttcacaaaataaaagtgcgggAAGGTTGCTAGTTGAGAAACTGAAACATATTCTTTCACCTTCAATGTTCGGCCAAAACTCATTGGTACATCAGGCCGGATgatgtggacctgttcacagggaagCAGCTGAGCGGTGAACTGCATGATTAAGTATCGTTATGAAATGTAACACATAGCCTATCCTGATGATGAACACAGTAAATTGCTTTTCTTTGAAAGTATAGTCTACATGTTCGAGATGGGGAACAGTCTGTGAATTTCGTCGTTATAAACTACGTAGCCCCCTCCCAGAAATGAATATCTCGACCTTGAAATAACTATACCCAGCATTCCTTTCGACGTCCTTCATTTGTGATGAATATATCATGTGTATGTCTGCATGTCATGTCTGTACTGATCTCGCAAGAGGAGCGAGACAATTTTAAATTGACATGAATTTCGAAGAAGACTTTTCGCTAAAATTTAGTTCGGATATCCAGTTGTATTTCTCCCTGAATTCAAAGAGAGTAGAACGCGTTAGTGAGACCCGCTCTCCTGTAGTGTTATCTGTTCCGGCTGGAGTATCCGAGGAACACCTGCGATGTCAACAACAAAGCGGACAGCAGGGGTCGGTTTTCAGCCAAAAAGGTAGCTACTTTCTTTATTAAATGCATAGTTGTGCCTTTAATCTCTACATAAATTTACCAAGCATTTGTGACTGTCTGCTGATTACTATCTGTCGCTCGAGTTTTAATTATCTTTTCACAAGGACGTGTAATTCTTGTAGTGCTAAAGCTCACCATAGGGAacccagaaatctggttgttgttgttgttgtttgtattgttgttcaTGTTTATTAGTAGTgacgctgttgttgttgttgttgaccaataaaatttaaCGAAGATAATTGTTGTGTTGCGGTTGTTTCAAACGCAATGTAGATGTCATGAGAAACGCTACAAGAACACTATCATTCTTTGGCCTGATGTTTCATAAACTCTATATGCCAACGTACACTGAGCACTCTCAGGAGCTATTTTGAAGGTCTGTTCTAAAGGCAACTGCCCAAACAAAATTGGATCCATCCTGCGATGCCGAAAGTGTGGAAAATGGCAGAATTCCCGAGgaatgggggtcaggatggaatccaatgCCCTTTCCTGAGAGCCTCTGTCTGTTGTGAAACACATTTTCAACTGACATTCATAGCTATGCATGTGTCCTTGCATCTTTTGCAGATTGTGAAAGTATATGGGAAGATGCCACCAAGTCCAACAAGTCTGAACAGCTTCTGCAGTACTTTGATATATGCAGCAAGGAGTTGATCGATCGGATAAAAAACACCAGGCCTACTAGTGCAGGTATACTTCCCTTTGAATGCAATATTAAGATGATATTAAAAGCAAAAGTATAATTCTTTGTTGATATAGAGAACTAATTCTGTGAGGAAAATGAAGATTGCCATTTGTTTTGTCTGGTCTGTTCACGCTGACAATACGTTAACCTTGCAAATGTTTGAATGAAGGGAGGCCAACTTTTTAAATGTCATTACGTTGAAAAAATAGGTATTTGGCACTGCGATGTATGTGTTACTTGTGATTGTATGTTGTGCGTTAAGCACATTCTCTTCCAGGAATAATATTTCACAACTTCAAATTGCATTTGTTATTACATCTTCCTATTTGTACTCCAGATAAACAAGCCCTGCTAAACTTCCTGTTTGTGATTGGTGTCGTGAAGAAAAAGCTGGTGTCTCCCTTTGTTGAAGACACAGAAGAGCTGAATGCCACTGTCGCCGATATTGAGTTTGCAAAGGGTACAGAGGATATCTCAGAAGCTGATGATAGTTGTGAGGATGAAGATAGTGGTGCTGGTCTTGTAGAGACACCAGCAACCCACATCACTACCAAGGCAGTGCCGGAAGAAATCAGTGAGGTCCATCAGACACCAGCAAATGTTCCTTTTGTGGAGACAGACCATGTGAAACCCACTGTAGCTGGAATTATAAAAAAAGATGCGAACAGTCGGAGGGAGAGGACGGGAAGACAGCCTCCTGGAAGTAACGAGggaaaggaaaagaaaacagTCGATTGCAAATTGTGCGGAAAAAGTATTTACAAATATCATATCGAAAGACATACCAGAACTCACAGTGAAGAGAGACCATATCACTGCCAGAGTTGTCCTAGAACGTTCAAGACAAAAAGTGGTCTCAATTATCATATGAGGACACACACCGGAGAGAGGCCATTTCAGTGTTTGGAGTGCGGAATGtgtttttccttgaaatacgGTGTCAAGAGACACATGCGGGTTCACAGGGGGGAGAAACCCTACCTCTGCGAGGAATGCGGGAGGGCGTTCACCCAGAAACACCATTTCAAAGAACACCTGCGCATACACACTGGCGAGAAGCCGTACGAATGCGACATCTGCGGCAAGCGCTGCAGTCGCCAAAAGGACATGGTGCACCACCGACGGACGCACACGGGAGAGAAACCGTACATTTGCGAAAAGTGCGGCAGAACTTTCATACAGACCAGCAAACTGGCCAAACACCTGAGATCACACGAGAGAAAAGCCAGACTGGGAAGTCCACCAGTCCGAAAGAAGGCCAGTAAAAGAAAGAGGCAATCTTTTGAGATAATCGATGACATGCTTAAAGCAGACAACCCTCCTCTTCAGGTTTCCCAATGACATTTCTCAGcatgaaatctgttttctttgaagGAACTGGCCAGTACATATTTTTAGTAACGGTGATTAACCTTTCAGGtctgactttctggtaactttcCAGAGCGTCATCTATAGAGGGGGTTTAGGCCTGAAGGGGTTAAGATGCAGTGCAATTTGAATGTGAGGAGATGACAGCAATTTCAGTACTATACACAGTATGCTAGAAAGTTGGTCAGATCTCTTACCAATCTGTGAGAAAATGACCTAGACCCAGGCATGCCAATGACACACCTTGTGGATCATGATTTCCAGTGTCATTTTCAGACCAACAGTCAGTAATAGGCCTCACAATTATTCATGGATTGTCATGTTTTTAATGGATTACTGGCACAACACCAATAATTCACTGCTGGGTTCATTGCCTACAGAGATAGTTCAGGAGTAAAATAGTGCGGACCTTTTAATTTTGATACCTGCATTGGTGCTTGCATGGtgttaattttaatttgaagtatttttgtgaGGATAATTGTCCACTTGAATCACATGCAGACTGTTATGAATGATGGCTGTTGCATTCTGTGGTAATGTAGGGAGTTAAAAGGCCCATGAAAATCATAGCAATGAGCATGAATTTCTGAAAAACATCACTGGGGgcgctatttttaaaatttcggTGGACATGCCCCACATGACAGATTCATCAGAAGTCAAGCTTACATTAACCTAACACTTGTCAAATTGATTTGTGCCACtgtatgttttaaaataggaaaatctagctcaacgctactgtggagGCCTTACAGGACATTAATTAGTGGTTTTGTACCTACTGGCTTAGCATACTGCCACAATAGCATATAACTTGCAAATAAGAGGAATTCTGATGTTAGCTCCAAGGTGCAGTCATTTTGTGTGACTGTATATTTGCTAgcatatttgaatatatatGCAACTCACCGTAAAGTTAAATATGATGCTAGGACTCTTATTCTTTCAGCTCTGTGTTATAAGTAGAGCTTGTTTAATTTATACTTTCAAAAATCACAACATATTTTGCTGGCTGCAGAGCTTTCAGCTATTCTTGTAAATACAATGTTGTAATGTGTAATCTTTCCCATTGGAAACTAACTTGTGCTACTGCCCTCAGTGGCGATGTCTTGGTCAGGCTGTCAGTATAACAGACAGTACATCAGCAAATACAGTAACAATTTTACGTGCAATATAACCTTggtcagtatatatatattccattATTTCATCAGAGTACTGAAGTTTAGGCAGGGGAGCTTGTATAGTTTTTTCAAGTCTTATGTGTAAAGGGGATGTTAGATTTTACCACTGCCACTGAATGTAACTAAAAGAAGAATGTCTCTCACCCAGCAATTTGCAATAATCTACATTGGATTTTTAAACAATGGATACCTAAAGTCATCAGAAAAGTTTATGATGCCCATTGTCttgttttttagctcatatttggtatgtatataaataccagaaagagcttatatggtgaatcggtggcgtctgtatgtatgtgtgtatatagtAAGTTTTAGTGTATCCaatgaaaatttttcaagaaCTAGGAGTAACTTAAACAATTGACATGCTGATGATGTATTTTGCTTCGCCTAATTTTTGTCATTCGCATATTAAGGGAACAAAGTTCTTGTcttttgacagtatttttgtaaaactttttgtATCATTTTAGTCACTCATACATATTGGTGTATGTTAAGATTTGCTGACAGAATTGCCAACATAATGCAATTTGAACGGTACCATTACACACACAAGAGATAAACAAATGTCTGATGTCTGTCACAAATAACATAAGCTAATGCTTCTCTTACAAATTACAGACTCTGACATAAAGTACAGCGAGGATGCTTACAGCTTATTTTAAAGAcgctttttttctgaaaacaaaaatgtaaaatatgttttGTCTCATGGACACATCACGTTTGCAAAACCACATCCTTTCTCAGGACTTTGGTGGTACGTCCGTAAGCTATAATGATGTATGTCCTACTGTAAATTTGCCAGTAATCTTCTATTTATTGTGCATATGATAGATATGTCTCGCATGTGTCACATGAATctgtatttaatttcaaaataatcagtGTACCCTGAAGACTTCAGAATTGCAAATAATAAATTTGTGTCAGTACTGCAAAATCTTTTGATGAATGTTTTGTAGAAATCTTTTATCAGAAATTGTATTGTGAATGGTAAATGGCCAcgcagtgaaatttcaagtattaaATTAAACAATATTACTGACCATGTCATTCAGTTATCATAATTTCTTACCAGGAATTTGTATTCATATTTGTCTTTGCTGTttctatacatgtatttccatgtCATGCGCAAGAGACTGGTGGTTGATGTCTGAATGTGTGTGTTGTCAAAATTAGGCATTGCATTGATGGTatagaaataaatgttgaaaatgtggGAGATTGTTCAAAGTCCTGTATTGTCCAAacattgataatgatgatacctacaatcattgacaaatgatcaGAAAAGAGCGTGTGGATGAAGATTTCACATTTCCGCGGAGAATACATCAGAACAAGTCTCTCTCAAGTACTGGTTTCAAAACACTTGTTTTGGAAAGTATTCGCAAAGTGATTTGGTAGTTCTCGTGCTGTTGTGAGAAGTCAACTTTTTACCCATAATGCATGCAATACCATGTAGTTGCCTCttccccacccccccccccccccccccccccccccccccccccccccccacccccccagcTCAAGACACAAGCTATTTTAGGAAGCAAGAACTTTAAGGATATTCTTTCATCCCAAATCATCCCAATTTGTTCATACAGGGTGTCTTTCAAGAAAAATTTCTGTAAAAAAGATACCTTCAGAATTTCCAgtgacaggcaggcaggcaccATAATAGAAACACACTGGTACCTGGCAAAAACACCTCCCCTCTTGACATTTTTTCACCCGGAGGCTGCTTTATTTAGAATCCTACTGTGCATTTTTTATCATCACAGTTGGCGTGTGCATGGGAACTGTGTAttgaaattcagaaaagtaCTCGGGTGCCATTATTGCACAGTTTCATACACAAGGTAGATGCGTGTTGTTTataaaaatccaaacaaattaCTTGATATGACTGTTGAATAGTTATGGAGTTATAAACTGATGATCTTTATTGTCTGATCACTGATTGTGGTATGAGCCCCTTGTAATTAGAATAACTCCTGCAGTATTAACGAAagagttaataataagtgtcaGGACTCCTTTGTATATTTATTGAATTAACTTTGGACAACTCAAAAGCATCCTATCAGTACAAGTAGCTGCAAATAAATAAAGTCACAAGAAAGATCAAAATCTTTCTAAAACAAATTTCTTAAAGTCACCACAGAGTGGTATTCTGCATGGATAAAGTTAAAAGTAAGACAAGTAGACTTTATAAGCAAAAGCAGACAATAAAGTACTGGTCGTTTATCAATGTAATATCTCAGATGAAGGCCTGTATTAAAACAGAAGTGTtctcaaatgctttattttatttcaatacatGTGTGTTCTAATATAATGTATGTAGCCAGCCACTCACTCTTCCACTTTGTAGAGATTGGAATTTTAGAGGCCACACAGTATACCCTCCGGGGATTTTGAAACTTTAGGGTGCATGCATGTTCACTTCAGGTGCATGCATTCAGTACAACATTGCACAACTTAATGTGGCCATGAAAGTTTACATTAATTTGACGACATTGACGATTTTTAGTACATATGTCGAATGAAAACTAGATTTGACACAATCCAAAAAGCATTCACAGTCCAACATATTAATTAACATTTGTAtagtttttcattttctcatgatttatgaaaattatgagTGCCCGGCACAGAAAGGGTAAAGGCTTAAACATGAAACTTCATTAAAAGTGCAAATTGATGAATCATTTATGAAAGCACATACCAATTAATGAAACTAAggcaagaataaataaataaaaaataataaactcAGTATTTAGGCAAATGTCTACCAATTTGTTTGCAATTCCTCacacttttcaaaaaactaataGAATTATTTTGCAACACATGCTAAATTGCCAAATTATATAACAATCATGAGCAAACAAAGTTTCTCACTTATCAACACTACAAACCTGTTTTGGACAACTGTAAGACATACCACATGCTAGACATTATGGCAAGAATGAATGGACATATAGATGTATATACACAAAGACAGACAAATCCATATGTCTGTATGATGGTTACAAAAAGACAGTTGTCTTGTACAGCAAAAATATGGCAAAGCTCTTGTAATTCACCTTAATTGGTTCCATATCaatcaatgtcatcatctctAGCAAATTCATCGGAAGTGAGATCCTGTGCTAAAATGTTGATATTGACAGATGCAGTTTACATATTAAACAACAATTTCTAGAGTATGCATCTACGacagcaaaatattttaatgtctTCTGCTTTGACCTTCAGGCAAGTAAATCCAAATACGCCTAAATGCTACTTATTTAAAAACAGGAATGTGTATTGTCTCAAATGTAACAGAAACGATGCcatgagccccccccccccctcccctagAAATATGGCCCTCACCTTAAATGGCAATGTGCCCTCTACCGGTTAAATGAGAGAGGCATTACTTCCGGGGTAAACATAATGGCCGAAAGTGAGCTACTGTAAATCTTTTACGATTTTGATCACCCCACACCTGGCCAAGTCATGCACTTCGAAGCACTCAGTCCGTAAACAACACATAAGAAAGTAGCGATGAATCGATAATCGACACTGCTATCGTTTCGTGGCATTACAATGACGGCTGCAAACCAGAAAGTGGTACTTCGGTCAAGACCAGGTAAAGGCAAGCATGCGATCTCTTGTTCTTGTACTAGCACCAGCAGTCCCCTCCTAATTTCGACTTTAACAGTTCGATGTTCACCGCAGCCGTGACGTCTTCCGTCTTGAAGTGTGCTTGTggaatgaaaaataacaaatagtCACATAGCGTTTAGGTTTGGGAAACAATACATAGTATCGCATACGGGCGATAAACTGTATCCACCGACATGACCGATGGCtagccacagacaaggagaaagtGATACAGCACAACCTAGTAAGCACAACCGGTTCccgacacttcgcaccaaaaccacttcgcaccataccatctcgtcccataccatttcgcaccaaaaccacttcgcaccaaaacaacctcgtaccaaaacctcttcgccccAAAATCACCTCGCCCAAAACCATTGCGCCCCAAAAACATTGCCACTTCACTCCTCAATTTATCGCTAACcgttaaaagctgaaaataaccaaccactgcctgtgaagttttaatcacctttctaccatcccaggactgaaatcttgaaattgtacatatttcgagaaaatgacatcgcatCGTGCAATACCACGCACGGCACCTGAAATGTACCATTTAGTAGtttgcgtgtttcttttttctaatataccgtatggtttcatggaagaataaatggttcgtggtagccaagttgcaggtaaaaacatcGTTATGATACATCGTGGCATCGATGTTGTAGGACGAGTTGACGGAACTATACTTAAGTGAAGTAATTTCAGTACgagtggtacttggggcgaagtggcgttggacgaggtaatactgggacgaggtggttttggtgcgaaatggttttggaacgaacgttgtgtggggcgaagtggttttggtgcgaagtgtctgggccCCGCACAACCTGGCTTGCTGCGACttccgtagcctctgccactcgggtagcttggtcattggagtggtagcagaacacgtcaaggagtggcagggcttgTTTTCGCAGCAAAACCCTGGCTGGCTTTTTACATGTGCGAATAGCCGAGAGTTATTTGAACAATTTGCAATCACCGGGAAAGTGCATCGCAGTCGCAAGACGCACGGAAAGGTCCGCCCATTCTCCGGATTTATTATCCACCAcgaagagaaaattaaaacatggaGGTGAACATCTTTGTGCTAGttagtacctccatggttgaaaCCATGGAGCGAGAAGGTGCCCGCCTCCTAGCTCCATGTTGAAATCATCTGAGTCAAAAGTCTTGTAATATCGCCTTTGCATGATCATACCCTACAGTCTGTACAGGTCCTCAGTTCAGTTTGTTCAGATATAGTATAATAATGAAATAGATATCCACAAGTAGAACAAAGAATTCCTTCTCAGGAAACAAAACACAATACAGCCCAACACTCAGGCTGTTGTGTTGCAGTGTTCaaatgtctttgcatgctaGTGTGTGCATGTCCTTGTCCTGCAAAGGGGCCGCAGATAGTTAAAACATGTGCATGgtgaatgcaatttctgtgttaaGGGGGAgtgggtttggctgtatttcaatTACTGTGTGCGAAAATCGCACTACATTTTATATTGCAACATCCCACTGTGCGTCTTTATGTATTGCAAAATATCGCTATATAGTTTGGGGTGTACCATGCAAGTGCGGCACTAGTGCTACACCAGCATTCCTTTGGCATACATGTGGTTCAGCGTACGAgtaaaataatgtaacaataATTTTGGATATACTGTTTCAATTCTTTTCATTCTGTTGGTTGTAtcattgttgagttggcgctgaacagagattgattttagaggagGTATGCCGGGGGCGCTAGCATATGCGTGATTTCATTGCGACACTGATTGTAggtatgctgatacagaatgaggctcggttggattttcgcacttccataCTTTCGTATGGAAGTGCGAAAGAAAATTAGAAATATATAGCTCTTAGGACACTGATTGTGGAAcaacaaaatatgataaaatgttgATGGCCAAACACACTTAGTTGCATTTACTGTGcccgtgttttaattatccacggcccgtAAGTGTCTGCACCATTGTCCTTGCATGCCTTCCTTAATACGTCCCAATGTAAACCTATGTTTTCCGTAAAAGTAACAtaacaaagtttgtttttcagGTGAAAATAATCCACCTCGTGAAAGCAACTTTGCATTGAAAGACTGTCCATATCCTGAAGTGGAAGATGGTCAGATTCTTGTCAAAACTTTATACCTTTCAGCTGATCCATACATGGTAAGTGTACACGTATTGCCAAGACTCAGCCAATTCACTTTGTTACTATTTTGCATGTCCTCATAGAGTGTGCCATCTCATATGCAACTTCAGGTGATAGATACTCTTTCTAGATAGTCTTCAGAAAAGAGGACAAGCTTTGAAGGATTGCAGTGGAAATACTTCCCTCTGCTGGTGTTTTCATCCATGAATGAAGGAACAGCGGCCTACATGTGTTTTCTTATGTGACTTTACCTATTGGTGTTGATCTTGTTTcattgttttgtcattttttctttccaaacagAGGTGTCAAATGAATGCCAACACTGGCACAGACTATCTTCACTCATTTGAACTCGGCCAAGTCATTGAAGGTAACGGTGTTGGCGTTGTGTTGACGAGCAAAGCAGAAGACTTCAACAGGGGGGACATCGTAGAGAGCTACCACTGGCCATGGCAGCTGTATGCAACACTGAATGTTGGTGGATTGAATTGTCTCACAGCTAGCAAGGTAGAATAGTCAAAAGTTTCTGCACTTGTTTGGTACTTAACGAAACCTTTCCCCAACACTTTGGcaaattgaaatgttttcagtgtGGACCCTTACATAGGTAAATGTGGTAGTATAGTGTCgaaaaaatttcattaaaaatgtacaCATCAATGCGACAAAAATACTTATGAAACAGTTATTCAATGTAAGTGATTAGGCACTTTCAAGGAGTTGTTCGTTATACCAATGATTCC
This DNA window, taken from Ptychodera flava strain L36383 chromosome 4, AS_Pfla_20210202, whole genome shotgun sequence, encodes the following:
- the LOC139131323 gene encoding uncharacterized protein, encoding MNFEEDFSLKFSSDIQLYFSLNSKRVERVSETRSPVVLSVPAGVSEEHLRCQQQSGQQGSVFSQKDCESIWEDATKSNKSEQLLQYFDICSKELIDRIKNTRPTSADKQALLNFLFVIGVVKKKLVSPFVEDTEELNATVADIEFAKGTEDISEADDSCEDEDSGAGLVETPATHITTKAVPEEISEVHQTPANVPFVETDHVKPTVAGIIKKDANSRRERTGRQPPGSNEGKEKKTVDCKLCGKSIYKYHIERHTRTHSEERPYHCQSCPRTFKTKSGLNYHMRTHTGERPFQCLECGMCFSLKYGVKRHMRVHRGEKPYLCEECGRAFTQKHHFKEHLRIHTGEKPYECDICGKRCSRQKDMVHHRRTHTGEKPYICEKCGRTFIQTSKLAKHLRSHERKARLGSPPVRKKASKRKRQSFEIIDDMLKADNPPLQVSQ